One genomic window of Fusarium keratoplasticum isolate Fu6.1 chromosome 3, whole genome shotgun sequence includes the following:
- a CDS encoding N-acetyltransferase domain-containing protein, whose product MAFIRPYEARDIDAMTHICCETLPPTLDASRGAHHFAPLLWTHPYTYHSPSTCLVLDSGDGTVVGYCIACPDVLALKAAWPSYLATVPQPEIHLDADDDVGRHLAELLHDPEALLTKGCEDLIRQGTRATLHIDLLDEWQRRGWGGKLISEVVARLTAAAACDGVYVGIAGENDKVVPFYERMGFRIFGGKGRETILMVREFSGAGEGRDREGSEQGV is encoded by the exons ATGGCTTTCATACGACCCTATGAGGCACGAGACATTGACGCCATGACGCACATT TGCTGCGAGACTCTACCTCCAACGCTCGACGCGTCCAGGGGGGCTCATCACTTTGCGCCTCTTCTGTGGACGCACCCGTACACGTACCACTCGCCGTCGACGTGCCTCGTCCTAGACTCTGGTGACGGCACCGTCGTGGGCTACTGCATCGCCTGCCCAGACGTGCTCGCTCTCAAGGCCGCGTGGCCATCATACCTCGCTACCGTACCTCAACCAGAGATTCACCTCGACGCAGATGACGATGTCGGGAGACACCTGGCAGAACTACTCCACGACCCAGAAGCACTGCTGACAAAGGGCTGCGAGGATCTCATCCGACAGGGCACCCGAGCGACGCTGCACattgacctcctcgacgagtgGCAGCGGCGGGGCTGGGGAGGCAAGCTGATCTCGGAGGTGGTGGCGAGGCTGACGGCGGCTGCGGCTTGCGACGGAGTGTACGTTGGGATCGCGGGAGAGAATGACAAGGTGGTTCCCTTCTATGAGCGCATGGGGTTTCGGATCTTTGGTGGAAAGGGCCGAGAGACCATCTTGATGGTGAGGGAATTTTCCGGGGCTGGCGAGGGACGAGATCGGGAGGGATCGGAGCAGGGAGTTTGA
- a CDS encoding Cation-ATPase-N domain-containing protein: MGKRAVHAPVLGEHVSGQSNKPLSLPPHSLTSQQVLDELRSNAAIGLAPEEIAQRLEEMGPNELEQKKGVQPVKIFLEQVFNAMTLVLVLALAASFGIQAWIPGGILAGIIILNIFIGFFQSLQAEKTIDSLRTLGTPNCKVFRGGKTITIQTSDVVPGDIVDLATGDSVPADIRLIEAVNLEADEALLTGESVPILKIPKLTFDADTGPGDRLNVVYSSSTITKGRGRGVVFATGMFTEIGLIAGALSSTGADLKGYRDDTQRSAALKVWDVVRDWMGEFLGLTVGTPLQKKLSQLFLSLFVFAIVCAIVVLGANSFDSRRDVIIYAITTAIGTIPVSLLLVLTLTMAAGTKKMLERHVIVRNLSSLEALGGVTNICSDKTGTITQGRMVVRKAWVPGCGTYSVEATSEVYNPTAGQVLLEGSEPRQATEEKGEGSPISPHDEVASNHSLQWYLNAASLANLATVEQSDSSSANPGEWKAKGAPTEIAIEVFAGRFGWNRLELTQGQKAEWKHVAEYPFDSDVKKMTVLFHNIKSNETHVFTKGAVERVISSCKSIAIGDSIQPLTSEISQDIHLNMEALASQGLRVLALAHKVNSRVVSESEFVDDIVPNRDLFERDLIFRGLIGIYDPPRPESLPSVRACQGAGIVVHMLTGDHPQTARAIAIDVGILPSPEHTRLLPADVAETMMMAAHEFDALTDAQIDDMPQLPLVVARCAPSTKVRMIEALHRRQRYVAMTGDGVNDSPSLKRADVGIAMGTGSDVAKESSDIILTDDNFTSILNAIEEGRRIFDNIQKFILHVLAANIGFVVTLLAGLAFKDKNGVSVYQLTPVEIIWMLMGTGAFCETGLGFEKAVPDILNRPPQNLKYGVFTPEFLVDMVVYGTIMAGCVLGSFTIVIFGFSDGNLGENCNSDYSEACDAVYRARATCFTTMTWIFLLFAWGLIDFRRSLFYMPKGFKAWLAHLWGNQFLFWAVFGVFFTVFPVLYIPKLNHVVFQHTGISWEWAVVFIDVIVFMTLSEAWKWAKRIYFRRQSFQREGEWNEGVQAEVEV, from the exons ATGGGCAAACGAGCAGTCCATGCTCCCGTCTTGGGAGAGCACGTCTCGGGCCAGTCCAACAAGCCCCTTTCTCTACCTCCCCACAGCTTGACAAGCCAACAAGTCCTCGACGAACTTCGCAGCAATGCAGCTATAGGTCTTGCACCCGAAGAAATTGCCCAGCggttggaggagatgggacCGAACGAGCTGGAGCAAAAGAAGGGCGTCCAGCCCGTCAAGATCTTTCTTGAACAAGTCTTTAACGCAATGACTTTG GTACTTGTTTTGGCGTTAGCTGCGAGCTTCGGCATCCAGGCTTGGATCCCGGGAGGTATTCTGgccggcatcatcatcctcaacatcttcatcggcttcttccagAGTCTTCAGGCTGAAAAGACAATCGACTCTCTGCGAACTCTCGGCACGCCCAACTGCAAGGTCTTTCGCGGCGGCAAGACAATCACCATTCAGACTTCTGATGTCGTCCCTGGAGATATCGTCGACTTGGCTACTGGTGACTCGGTTCCTGCTGATATTCGACTCATTGAGGCTGTCAACCTTGAAGCTGATGAGGCTCTTCTTACTGGAGAGTCGGTGCCTATCCTCAAGATCCCCAAGTTGACGTTTGATGCCGATACCGGCCCTGGCGACCGTCTCAACGTCGTGTACAGCTcgtccaccatcaccaaaggCCGTGGTCGCGGTGTAGTGTTTGCTACTGGTATGTTCACCGAGATCGGCCTCATCGCCGGAGCCCTCAGCAGTACCGGAGCCGACCTCAAGGGGTACCGTGACGACACCCAGCGTTCAGCAGCCCTCAAGGTGTGGGATGTTGTGCGCGACTGGATGGGCGAGTTTCTGGGTCTCACAGTCGGCACGCCTctgcagaagaagctctcGCAGCTGTTCCTGtccctcttcgtcttcgcCATCGTGTGCGCCATCGTCGTGCTCGGGGCCAACAGCTTCGACTCGCGCAGGGATGTCATCATCTACGCCATCACGACGGCCATCGGAACTATCCCCGTGTCTCTGCTGCTCGTCCTTACCTTGACCATGGCGGCCGGCACAAAGAAGATGCTTGAGCGACATGTCATTGTCCGAAACCTCTCCAGTCTCGAGGCCCTGGGCGGTGTGACGA ACATCTGCTCCGACAAGACCGGGACCATCACCCAGGGGCGCATGGTGGTACGAAAGGCATGGGTTCCGGGCTGTGGAACATACTCGGTCGAGGCGACGAGCGAGGTGTACAACCCCACGGCCGGTCAGGTCCTTCTCGAGGGCTCCGAGCCCAGACAGGCTActgaggagaagggcgagggGTCCCCTATCTCTCCCCACGACGAGGTGGCCTCAAACCACAGCCTGCAGTGGTATCTCAACGCCGCGTCCCTGGCCAACCTGGCTACCGTCGAGCAGAGCGACAGCAGCTCCGCCAACCCAGGCGAGTGGAAGGCCAAGGGTGCTCCCACAGAGATTGCCATCGAGGTGTTTGCTGGTCGCTTTGGTTGGAACAGGCTGGAGCTTACCCAGGGCCAAAAGGCTGAGTGGAAGCATGTCGCCGAGTATCCCTTTGATTCGgatgtgaagaagatgacggttCTCTTTCACAATATCAAGTCGAACGAGACTCATGTTTTTACCAAG GGCGCCGTTGAACGAGTTATCTCTTCGTGCAAGTCCATCGCCATCGGCGACAGCATCCAACCTCTCACCTCAGAAATCAGCCAAGACATCCACCTCAACATGGAAGCTCTGGCAAGCCAAGGTCTACGCGTTCTTGCCCTCGCCCACAAGGTCAACAGCCGCGTCGTCTCCGAGTCCGAGTTTGTCGACGACATCGTTCCCAACCGCGACCTCTTTGAGCGAGACCTCATCTTCCGAGGCCTCATCGGCATCTACgaccctcctcgtccagagTCTCTTCCGAGTGTCCGCGCTTGTCAAGGAGCCGGTATCGTCGTCCACATGCTCACGGGAGATCACCCTCAGACTGCGcgcgccatcgccatcgatGTTGGTAtccttccttctcctgaACATACTCGGCTGCTCCCTGCAGATGTGGCTGagacaatgatgatggctgCCCATGAGTTCGACGCCCTCACCGACGCCCAGATTGACGACATGCCTCAGCTCCCTCTTGTGGTAGCTCGTTGCGCCCCGAGCACAAAGGTCAGGATGATCGAGGCCTTGCACCGCCGTCAGCGCTACGTCGCCATGACTGGTGATGGCGTTAACGATAGCCCGAGTCTGAAGCGAGCTGATGTGGGCATCGCAATGGGAACTGGTTCAGACGTGGCCAAGGAATCATCAGACATCATTCTCACGGACGACAACTTTACGTCTAttctcaacgccatcgagGAAGGTCGTCGCATCTTTGACAACATCCAAAAGTTCATCTTACACGTCTTGGCCGCCAACATTGGCTTTGTCGTGACGCTTCTCGCCGGCCTCGCTTTCAAGGATAAGAATGGTGTCTCGGTGTATCAACTCACACCCGTCGAGATCATCTGGATGCTCATGGGCACTGGCGCCTTCTGCGAGactggccttggctttgaaAAGGCTGTCCCTGACATCCTCAACCGACCCCCTCAGAAT CTCAAATACGGCGTCTTCACCCCCGAGTTCCTCGTCGACATGGTCGTCTATggcaccatcatggccggcTGTGTACTAGGCTCCTTCACTATCGTTATCTTTGGCTTTAGTGATGGCAACCTTGGCGAGAACTGCAATAGCGATTATTCAGAGGCATGCGATGCCGTCTACCGCGCTCGCGCCACATGCTTCACTACCATGACCTGgatcttcctcctcttcgcctGGGGTCTTATCGACTTCCGTCGCTCGCTCTTCTACATGCCCAAGGGATTCAAGGCCTGGCTGGCTCATCTCTGGGGTAACCAGTTCCTGTTCTGGGCCGTCTTTGGTGTCTTCTTTACTGTATTCCCCGTTCTTTATATCCCCAAGCTGAACCATGTCGTGTTCCAGCATACGGGTATCAGCTGGGAGTGGGCTGTGGTGTTTATAGACGTCATCGTCTTCATGACTCTGTCCGAGGCCTGGAAGTGGGCCAAGCGCATCTATTTCCGACGACAGTCCTTccagagggagggagagtGGAACGAGGGAGTCCAGGCTGAGGTTGAAGTGTAG
- a CDS encoding AMP-binding domain-containing protein: protein MASAVSPSIETLDQQVQISEVFGSPVPDLHLTLWDLFLNAATLHPHQDAIVSLWQPFNSSEDTLRHAPDGSDVSYLRWSYSQLRDKAERLAESLQTLGCLPGMRLAVVLCNSAEWGLFFWVAAKLQMAFVPIDATVVQDSKATIISVRPHVVVVQDAKSATALDLSKTFLSEPSLCILCTGEEVKGWVKLCDVSTVQHQANLASYSNATESIEGHDNDDQAALIVFTSGTTGEPKGCWHTTRNLVSQCCDFDPEVNAMGPLRWLVHTPVSHIFAINNSLRAWRWGGTAVFPSRTFNVDATLDALVREQCSVMSATPTLVKALMAHPSFPAVEKLYLRIVTIGGTFIGPEDIRLCRQGLGAKSAIQVYGMSEGAPLITWQRTDPDLVDGWHPGVGKVLPGAAARICKPGTREILPRLEIGELHIGGTSVITKYLNRDNDSAMYQDETGSWLMTGDQARMDEKGVIYILGRYKDLIIRGGENIYPAKIEQKLQELDGLQVQVVGVRDDLAGQVPVAIVILPEGVTKAQVSEKARSADPRYALDDVYTLQELDLKAFPTTALGKVKKQELKKRVLELRQRSQLQEPQPSIRAPSQSFVDKLLDIWDKLTGTRPTITESVKYLADSITLLRYCDNVLRACGQRLYLQDFAENDTVEKQAHLLLSREMQQLRLGIASNTPTPSKPLNQPHLPPSPRQDQALPKDTKMFTAARKAAIHAGLSASDIEDILPIRDSLHRTAIGPRPQSYHSRMVFRVVCNVAQQEQIRRAVERALASRPMLRTLVFPGSDGAPFHAVLSAGDALFGQIVREVGVDTKDEAWRRFKDDTAQGHSSPFMFQGELIKVNSGEIYLCFTFNHSVIDAVSLTQWHHELDRWIQDINVNMPALTPYRLFSDLFSQYEESEPAQKRVSFHVKRLRGISRFNRALWPPQIAPGMMICNDEGGPHVKERSRIRDRIWSGEWDSRAHEFQYPRSGRVVALPGLASMKERYGIHPSLFAKSAIILFNVSQTGSSHALLNVWESGRSWPFVPGWMERLLPPAMSIDGPTVQWILNMAEVVRNETLSEFLQRMDLEQEQIRQHEHAPWNKVVQALRDEGDAAVEASFRQAFVWDVSMAMSLARGGQTDFTTLEPIARYDWPDCGFFWNAFMIDSVNLYFIASWDTAQMNDTEVDGHCDSLSDVMRKLADERNWEKSVGEIFSI, encoded by the exons atggcgtcgGCTGTCTCACCCTCTATCGAGACACTAGACCAGCAAGTGCAGATCTCAGAGGTCTTTGGCAGCCCGGTTCCCGACTTGCATCTGACCCTCTGGGACCTGTTCCTCAACGCTGCCACTCTACACCCGCACCAAGACGCTATTGTCTCTCTGTGGCAGCCATTCAATTCCTCGGAAGATACCCTCCGTCATGCCCCCGATGGAAGTGACGTCTCATACCTCAGATGGTCCTACTCTCAACTCAGAGACAAGGCAGAGCGTCTTGCAGAGTCTCTTCAGACCTTGGGCTGTCTCCCGGGCATGCGACTGGCCGTTGTACTATGTAATTCGGCCGAATGGGGGCTTTTCTTCTGGGTGGCGGCCAAGCTCCAGATGGCGTTTGTGCCCATCGATGCAACCGTTGTCCAAGACTCCAAGGCTACGATCATTTCCGTTCGTCCACATGTGGTTGTGGTACAAGACGCAAAGAGTGCAACAGCCCTAGATTTGTCCAAGACATTTCTCTCAGAGCCAAGTCTCTGTATCTTATGCACGGGAGAAGAGGTTAAAGGGTGGGTTAAGCTATGCGATGTTTCAACTGTTCAACATCAGGCCAACTTGGCTTCATACTCCAATGCTACAGAGAGCATTGAAGGTCATGACAACGACGATCAAGCAGCTTTGATCGTCTTCACCAGCGGTACAACCGGCGAGCCAAAAGGATGCTGGCACACCACCCGCAACCTTGTATCCCAATGCTGCGACTTTGACCCAGAGGTCAACGCCATGGGACCGCTGAGGTGGCTCGTCCACACACCCGTCTCACacatctttgccatcaaCAACTCTCTCCGCGCATGGCGCTGGGGTGGCACGGCCGTGTTCCCCTCGAGGACCTTCAACGTCGACGCGACCCTCGACGCCCTTGTGCGGGAGCAGTGCTCCGTCATGTCGGCGACGCCCACGTTGGTCAAGGCTCTGATGGCACACCCTTCATTTCCGGCCGTTGAGAAGCTGTATCTGAGGATTGTTACTATTGGTGGGACCTTTATTGGACCTGAGGATATACGACTATGTCGTCAGGGGCTGGGCGCCAAGAGTGCTATTCAAGTGTATGGTATGAGTGAGGGAGCTCCTCTTATTACATGGCAAAGAACAGACCCCGACCTAGTTGACGGCTGGCATCCAGGGGTTGGAAAAGTTCTCCCCGGTGCCGCTGCGAGGATTTGCAAGCCTGGAACAAGGGAGATACTACCTCGATTGGAGATTGGAGAGTTGCACATTGGCGGAACGTCTGTCATTACAAAGTACTTGAACAGGGATAACGACAGCGCCATGTACCAGGATGAAACGGGTTCCTGGCTGATGACGGGAGATCAAGCACGAATGGATGAGAAGGGTGTGATATATATCCTCGGTCGATACAAGGACCTCATCATTCGAGGGGGGGAGAACATCTACCCTGCAAAGATTGAGCAGAAGCTGCAAGAGCTTGACGGCTTGCAA GTCCAAGTTGTTGGCGTACGTGATGATCTTGCTGGTCAAGTACCTGTCGCGATCGTCATCTTGCCTGAAGGCGTTACCAAGGCTCAAGTGAGCGAAAAGGCCAGAAGCGCAGATCCTAGATACGCTCTGGATGACGTATACACTCTCCAAGAACTAGACCTCAAAGCATTTCCGACAACAGCCCTCGGAAAAGTAAAGAAGCAAGAGTTGAAGAAGCGAGTCTTGGAACTCCGCCAGAGGAGTCAATTACAGGAACCACAACCCAGCATCAGAGCGCCGTCTCAATCATTTGTCGACAAGCTCCTTGACATCTGGGATAAATTGACGGGCACCCGTCCGACCATTACAGAGAGCGTCAAGTATCTGGCTGACAGCATCACCCTGCTCCGCTACTGCGACAACGTCCTGCGTGCTTGCGGTCAACGACTTTACTTGCAGGACTTTGCAGAGAATGACACAGTTGAGAAGCAAGCGCATCTCCTCCTATCTCGAGAAATGCAACAGCTTCGCCTTGGCATCGCCTCCAACACTCCAACACCATCCAAGCCCCTCAaccaacctcatctccccccatccccaagacaagaccaagctcTCCCCAAAGACACCAAAATGTTCACCGCAGCCCGAAAAGCAGCCATCCACGCCggcctctcagcctcggacATTGAAGACATCCTCCCCATCAGGGACTCTCTGCACCGGACGGCCATTGGGCCGCGCCCGCAGTCCTACCACAGCCGCATGGTTTTCCGCGTCGTCTGTAACGTTGCGCAGCAGGAGCAGATTCGGCGCGCCGTCGAGAGGGCGCTGGCTTCGCGGCCTATGCTGAGGACCCTTGTGTTCCCTGGTTCTGACGGGGCACCGTTTCACGCTGTGCTTTCGGCTGGTGATGCGCTGTTTGGGCAGATTGTTCGtgaagttggtgttgataCGAAGGATGAGGCCTGGAGGCGCTTTAAAGACGACACGGCGCAAGGTCATTCATCTCCTTTTATGTTTCAAGGTGAATTGATAAAGGTGAATTCAGGAGAGATCTATCTCTGCTTCACCTTTAATCACTCTGTCATTGATGCCGTCTCCCTCACACAATGGCATCACGAGCTGGATCGTTGGATCCAAGACATCAACGTCAACATGCCTGCTCTTACTCCCTACCGACTCTTTTCGGATCTCTTCAGTCAGTACGAGGAAAGCGAGCCAGCGCAAAAAAGAGTATCATTTCACGTCAAGCGACTCCGAGGCATCTCACGCTTCAATCGCGCCTTGTGGCCGCCTCAAATAGCGCCCGGCATGATGATATGCAATGACGAGGGTGGGCCACATGTTAAAGAACGCTCTCGAATACGCGACAGAATATGGTCCGGTGAATGGGACTCACGCGCCCACGAGTTCCAGTATCCTCGCTCTGGTCGTGTTGTTGCTCTGCCGGGCCTCGCTAGTATGAAGGAGAGGTATGGCATACATCCATCCCTCTTTGCCAAGAGTGCCATCATTCTCTTCAATGTGTCACAAACTGGCTCATCTCATGCTTTGCTCAATGTTTGGGAAAGCGGACGCTCTTGGCCATTTGTCCCTGGCTGGATGGAGAGGCTTCTCCCACCAGCAATGAGCATCGACGGTCCAACTGTTCAGTGGATACTGAACATGGCTGAAGTTGTTCGCAACGAGACATTGTCAGAGTTTTTGCAACGTATGGATCTGGAGCAAGAACAGATCAGGCAACATGAACATGCCCCTTGGAACAAGGTTGTTCAGGCTCTAAGAGATGAGGGCGATGCTGCTGTGGAAGCATCCTTCAGACAGGCATTTGTCTGGGATGTCtccatggccatgagcctGGCACGCGGAGGCCAGACAGACTTCACTACCCTCGAGCCAATTGCTCGCTACGACTGGCCCGACTG TGGATTCTTTTGGAATGCCTTCATGATTGACTCTGTAAACTTGTATTTCATTGCTTCATGGGACACAGCGCAGATGAATGATACCGAGGTTGATGGTCACTGCGACTCCTTATCCGATGTGATGCGCAAGCTGGCGGACGAGCGTAATTGGGAGAAGAGTGTAGGTGAAATCTTTTCTATCTGA
- a CDS encoding Zn(2)-C6 fungal-type domain-containing protein, with protein MAPGGSKKGKNVRSGPVADKPCHNCRRRRLRCDRLVPHCAKCEAKGVECLGYGQLFQWTGAVASRGKLAGQQSSAALYTPVRGAAARSRASISSVSSLSSASPASSSASSASSSAASPSIPPSSPAAYLAPSLPEVREVEELTSDNSDTPDAESEFDFSHDHATPVASCDTQLVCTTTSSHALAWEASTSTPWVLVDPLYQDITSNHRQYLAYFDARLSRDFVAYDVPDNPFRNLLKFTQAHPLLRQVIIAASATHMYNRSRPWLAPDSLDRGLGPRNLLMDALEAKHQVLRMLPSALQSIESIGGDIVLAAILFLINVELIESGKHNWKAHFDGAGRIMKLLGPVSDVDESLRDYIVSDCFIYYILESTFRPTPTDSHSYFQSCQALDILGKTTNSYYCCPPQLLEIMLIASRLSNTRHDDLVSADMVTAAGAALLDRAQNFDVLPWARQVNNIPSTEPDPVLSRFRVASSHRLAVCLYILHAIPSMQAWVGEELADTIFDELHQTLCMIPDDDTNFKATTWVTFVFGACAKTPEMKEWVTVQIKKLMLESPWGFLYAARDALQMLWGVQAEGTQTKSWVQTLRDLHMDFLIV; from the exons ATGGCTCCCGGAGGCAGTAAAAAGGGCAAAAACGTACGATCCGGACCCGTTGCCGACAAGCCGTGCCACAACTGTCGCCGGCGACGGCTTCGCTGTGACCGTCTGGTCCCACACTGCGCCAAGTGCGAGGCCAAGGGCGTCGAGTGCCTTGGGTACGGGCAGCTCTTTCAGTGGACGGGCGCCGTTGCGTCTCGGGGTAAGCTCGCCGGCCAGCAGTCGAGCGCCGCCCTGTATACCCCGGTGAGGGGTGCGGCAGCCCGCTCGAGAGCCTCAATATCTTCCGTCTCGTCcctctcctctgcctctcctgcatcttcatctgcCTCGTCCGCCTCgtcctccgccgcctcgcCGTCCATCCCGCCGTCATCGCCGGCTGCCTACCTTGCTCCGAGTCTTCCTGAAGTcagagaggttgaggagctgaCTTCAGACAACTCGGACACGCCAGATGCCGAGTCGGAGTTTGACTTCTCTCATGACCATGCAACCCCCGTAGCGAGCTGTGACACACAGCTCGTCTGTACCACGACATCCAGCCATGCCCTGGCTTGGGAggcgtcgacgtcgacgccTTGGGTGCTTGTCGATCCGCTCTACCAAGACATCACGAGCAACCACAGGCAGTATCTCGCTTATT TCGATGCGCGGCTCAGTCGAGATTTTGTAGCCTACGACGTGCCCGACAACCCGTTTCGAAACCTCCTCAAATTCACTCAGGCCCACCCTCTCCTCCGTCAagtcatcatcgccgcctcGGCGACGCACATGTACAACCGCTCTCGGCCCTGGCTGGCCCCGGACTCTCTCGACAGGGGCCTGGGCCCTAGGAACCTCCTCATGGACGCCCTTGAGGCCAAGCACCAGGTGTTGCGCATGCTGCCGTCGGCCCTGCAGAGCATCGAGTCAATCGGAGGGGACATTGTGCTCGCCGCTATCTTGTTTCTCATCAATGTCGAGCTGATCGAGTCTGGCAAGCACAACTGGAAGGCTCACTTTGACGGTGCCGGGAGGATCATGAAGCTGCTGGGACCAGTGTCGGATGTTGACGAGAGTTTGAGAGATTATATCGTGTCCGACTGCTTCAT CTACTATATCCTAGAGTCCACATTCCGGCCCACGCCCACGGACTCACACTCGTATTTTCAGTCATGCCAGGCGTTGGACATTCTTGGGAAGACGACCAACAGTTACTACTGCTGTCCACCCCAGCTCCTCGAAATCATGTTGATAGCTTCCCGACTCTCTAATACGAGACATGACGATCTTGTCTCGGCTGATATGGTGACAGCGGCTGGAGCAGCCCTGTTGGACCGAGCTCAGAACTTTGACGTGCTGCCTTGGGCACGACAAGTTAACAACATTCCCTCTACCGAGCCGGATCCAGTCTTGAGTCGATTCCGAGTAGCATCCTCTCATCGCCTGGCAGTGTGCCTCTACATCCTCCACGCGATACCCTCCATGCAAGCCTGGGTGGGCGAAGAACTAGCCGAcaccatctttgacgagctACACCAGACGCTGTGCATGATacccgacgacgacaccaacTTTAAAGCCACGACATGGGTGACTTTTGTGTTTGGAGCGTGCGCCAAGACGCCGGAGATGAAGGAATGGGTCACGGTGCAGATCAAGAAGCTAATGCTCGAGTCCCCTTGGGGATTCCTCTACGCGGCGCGGGATGCCCTCCAGATGCTGTGGGGAGTTCAAGCTGAAGGCACACAGACGAAGAGCTGGGTCCAGACCTTGAGAGATCTCCACATGGATTTCTTGATTGTCTAA